A region from the Acipenser ruthenus chromosome 49, fAciRut3.2 maternal haplotype, whole genome shotgun sequence genome encodes:
- the LOC117966281 gene encoding outer dense fiber protein 3-like protein 2, whose translation MADTEKKRPLIAARERGPGPGRYGLPPTIGFIGHDFTRATGPAYSFHGRMSNAMYFVDSSPGPRYYIDAKVTRFGRDGTPAYSMLGRIRDSSAFQTPGPGAYSPENALHLNRQQRPPSYTMGSRTRYRTTDTVPAPNKYTLPVLLGSRVPTKPASASYTVSGRTKSGGYSEDLSRTPGPGRYNSTDPSTYLPRQPAFSMLGRYELPSDATKKPGPGTHSPEKVTVHRPRPPAYSLGVRHSEFVTPLVIGTSDLEMPI comes from the exons ATGGCAGACACAGAGAAGAAGAGGCCCCTGATCGCTGCCCGTGAGAGAG GTCCAGGTCCTGGTAGATATGGGTTACCCCCAACCATCGGCTTCATCGGCCATGATTTCACGAGAGCCACCGGCCCGGCATACTCCTTTCACGGGAGGATGAGTAACGCAA TGTACTTTGTGGATTCGAGCCCCGGACCCCGGTATTACATTGATGCCAAAGTGACCCGCTTTGGAAGAGACGGCACCCCAGCGTACTCAATGCTGGGCAGAATCAGAGACTCCT CTGCTTTCCAGACCCCAGGACCGGGGGCTTACAGCCCTGAAAATGCCCTTCACCTGAACAGACAACAAAGGCCTCCATCTTACACCATGGGCTCTCGTACGAGGTACCGCACGACGGACACGGTGCCAGCGCCCAACAAGTACACCCTGCCTGTCCTGCTGGGGTCCAGAGTGCCCACCAAGCCCGCCAGCGCCAGCTACACAGTGTCAGGTCGCACTAAATCAGGGGGCTACTCGGAGGACCTGTCTCGTACCCCAGGCCCAGGCAGGTACAACAGCACGGACCCCAGCACCTATCTCCCCAGACAGCCGGCGTTTTCTATGCTGGGCCGCTACGAGTTGCCTTCCGATGCCACCAAGAAGCCAGGGCCCGGAACCCACAGCCCGGAGAAGGTCACGGTCCACAGGCCTCGGCCGCCTGCCTACTCCCTCGGGGTCCGGCATTCCGAGTTCGTGACCCCACTCGTTATCGGCACGTCCGATTTAGAAATGCCGATTTAA